GCCGCGCCAACCGCTCTTCCAGCGCCGCGATCCGCGCCTCGAGTTCTTCGATCCGCTCAACGGAAACGCCGCTGCCACCGCCGCGCTCGACCGGGTTTTGCCGCGCCGCAAGAATTGCGTCGATATCCGCCGGATCACCCAGCGCATGCATATACCGGTCTTCACGCTGACCGGCCTGGCGCGGAATCAGCAGCGCCAGACCACGGGCAATCAGGCGCTCGAGCTGATGTACCACCTGTTCGGCATCTTCAAAATCATGCATGCGGCCGCTGCGGGTCAGCAGTTCATTGACCGTCTGCGGACCACGCAGGAACAGCAATCCCGCCAGAACTACTTGAGCTGGCACCAGCTCCAGTGCCTTATCGACCTTGTGCTCCCAGCGATCCGCGCGGCTGCCCATCACCAATTTAGTGAAACCGCGACCTTCAAGGGCGCGCAGGCTTTGGCCGACCTGACCCTGGGTCAGGTTCATGACTGGTTCGCGGCTGGTTTTCTGATTGCAGGCTATTACCAGGGCATTGAGGGTCAGCGGATAGGTTTCCGGGCTGGTGGCCTGTT
The Pseudomonas sp. MYb327 DNA segment above includes these coding regions:
- a CDS encoding DUF480 domain-containing protein, which translates into the protein MSTEQEQPFDEPRLNSTEIRILGSLIEKQATSPETYPLTLNALVIACNQKTSREPVMNLTQGQVGQSLRALEGRGFTKLVMGSRADRWEHKVDKALELVPAQVVLAGLLFLRGPQTVNELLTRSGRMHDFEDAEQVVHQLERLIARGLALLIPRQAGQREDRYMHALGDPADIDAILAARQNPVERGGGSGVSVERIEELEARIAALEERLARLE